A window of Diabrotica virgifera virgifera chromosome 9, PGI_DIABVI_V3a contains these coding sequences:
- the LOC126891556 gene encoding uncharacterized protein LOC126891556, giving the protein MGVQKISAVNSKNLAKLVDTFLENLAALKTLGLPTEHWDFIMFNLLLSKLDVDSIKLFELENKSNEIPSFKKLVAFIETQYIAYDNLDSSIGEGKKSSRAPNSTEPRANSRHQTGDSRHNRSSSSFVTNSSSVCCALCKQSHYLNQCSLFLKKSPKERYQFCKESSSCFKCLNQANHSVKSCPKSFKCSKCSSHLHNSLLHFERNRSNSQSSSENNSPGSSGIESSPEVSHCAASFVGKKNETKKEILLGTVLVHAIDSKGCKQPLRCLIDSGSMSSFISRKAANRLGWPKTPCSFEINGLNSMQTKLNQGQISFSIQPRHQESPVFHLEAIITDRVCLDLPSTQIDISAWNYIKNLKLAHPKFNCSKSVDLLIGCSIFSKVLLEGKIEGKPGQPDALNTVFGYILLGPTSTPNLSSTCSSSSSLVFQMWKTR; this is encoded by the coding sequence ATGGGCGTTCAAAAAATATCCGCGGTTAACTCGAAAAATCTAGCTAAATTAGTAGACACCTTTTTAGAAAATTTAGCCGCATTGAAAACTTTAGGCCTTCCTACTGAGCATTGGGATTTCATTATGTTCAATTTGCTTTTGTCCAAATTAGATGTTGATTCCATTAAGCTATTCGAGTTGGAAAATAAGTCTAATGAAATTCCGTCCTTCAAAAAATTAGTAGCGTTCATCGAAACCCAATACATCGCGTATGATAATTTAGACAGTAGTATAGGTGAGGGAAAGAAGTCGTCGCGGGCCCCAAATAGCACGGAGCCAAGGGCCAACTCCAGACACCAGACTGGTGATTCAAGGCACAATCGTAGTAGCTCGTCGTTCGTAACAAATTCGTCTTCAGTATGTTGCGCTCTATGCAAACAAAGCCATTATCTCAACCAGTGTTCGTTGTTCTTGAAAAAATCGCCAAAAGAGAGATATCAGTTTTGTAAAGAGTCTTCTTCCTGTTTTAAATGTCTTAATCAGGCTAACCATTCAGTCAAGTCGTGTCCTAAATCCTTCAAATGTAGCAAATGTAGTAGTCATCTCCATAATAGTTTATTACACTTCGAGAGAAACCGTTCCAATAGTCAGTCGTCCTCAGAAAATAATAGTCCAGGGTCATCGGGAATCGAATCGTCTCCTGAAGTATCCCATTGTGCCGCTAGTTTTGTAGGAAAGAAAAATGAAACCAAAAAGGAAATCTTGCTCGGTACTGTTTTGGTTCATGCGATTGACAGTAAAGGGTGTAAACAACCCTTGAGATGTCTTATTGATTCGGGTTCGATGAGTTCGTTCATTAGTCGAAAGGCTGCCAATCGATTGGGATGGCCTAAAACTCCTTGCTCGTTCGAAATTAACGGACTCAATTCGATGCAAACTAAACTGAATCAGGGTCAAATAAGTTTCTCTATCCAACCTCGTCATCAGGAGTCACCGGTGTTTCATTTGGAGGCTATTATTACAGATCGGGTTTGCTTGGATTTGCCCAGCACCCAAATAGATATTTCTGCTTggaattatattaaaaatttgaaGTTAGCTCATCCCAAATTTAATTGTAGTAAATCGGTCGATTTGTTAATTGGTTGTAGTATATTTTCGAAGGTGTTGTtagagggtaaaattgaaggtaAACCGGGACAACCTGATGCCCTAAATACCGTTTTTGGATATATTTTGTTGGGCCCAACTAGCACACCTAATCTTTCGTCaacttgttcttcttcttcgtcgCTTGTCTTTCAAATGTGGAAAACTCGTTAG